A window from Streptomyces sp. NBC_00299 encodes these proteins:
- a CDS encoding ABC transporter substrate-binding protein, whose amino-acid sequence MTGRRRTRSTLLPPITDRPVRAAARSAAAVVACASLAVGCGVVPGATGGSGDDTITVMTWAPEGTKATNKPGMPAFAQAYARWINAHGGIGGRKLEVLTCNDRNDSVAAARCADRAVEENVVAVIGSYSQFGETFLPSLEGAGIPYIGGYGVTNAEFTSPLSYPVNGGQPALLAGLGRELAGSCGPVALVRPDSIAGDELPPLLDSGLRAGRHSSSADQLAAEDATEYGTQSVRALEYATTDLAERGCVVPALGDRTSTFMDSFRRSREDYRDVRTATVLGSVDQTVINTTGGASVYDGSYISGWYPVTSDPRWDAMKKVISEQAFGDNRIDPADAGVQTTWIAYTVFKKVVESLGDGEVTANSVRGALNKGLKVSTGGLTPALQWKFQDVLATVGYPRLVNRKVTLQVVRDGQLVAARKGFIDVTNTLQNADVN is encoded by the coding sequence ATGACCGGCAGGCGACGCACCCGAAGCACGCTCCTCCCCCCGATCACCGACCGGCCCGTCAGAGCAGCCGCCCGCTCTGCGGCTGCCGTGGTGGCGTGTGCGTCGCTCGCCGTCGGATGCGGGGTCGTCCCCGGTGCCACGGGGGGCTCCGGGGATGACACGATCACCGTCATGACCTGGGCCCCGGAGGGCACCAAGGCGACCAACAAGCCCGGTATGCCCGCCTTCGCGCAGGCGTACGCCCGCTGGATCAACGCCCACGGCGGCATCGGCGGCCGCAAGCTCGAGGTCCTCACCTGCAACGACCGCAACGACAGCGTGGCCGCGGCCCGGTGCGCCGACCGCGCGGTCGAGGAGAACGTCGTCGCGGTCATCGGCTCCTACAGCCAGTTCGGCGAGACCTTCCTGCCCTCGCTGGAGGGCGCCGGAATCCCGTACATAGGCGGCTACGGCGTCACCAACGCCGAGTTCACCAGCCCGCTGTCCTACCCCGTCAACGGCGGCCAGCCCGCCCTCCTGGCGGGCCTCGGCAGGGAACTGGCCGGCTCGTGCGGCCCCGTGGCCCTGGTCCGCCCCGACAGCATCGCGGGCGACGAGCTGCCGCCGCTGCTCGACTCCGGCCTCAGGGCGGGCAGGCACTCGTCCTCCGCCGACCAGCTGGCCGCGGAGGACGCCACCGAGTACGGGACCCAGTCGGTGCGGGCGCTGGAGTACGCCACCACCGACCTGGCGGAGAGGGGCTGTGTGGTGCCCGCCCTCGGCGACCGCACCAGCACCTTCATGGACTCCTTCCGGCGCTCCCGCGAGGACTACCGCGACGTGCGCACCGCCACCGTCCTCGGCAGCGTCGACCAGACAGTGATCAACACGACCGGCGGGGCGTCGGTGTACGACGGGTCGTACATCTCCGGCTGGTACCCGGTCACGAGCGACCCGCGCTGGGACGCGATGAAGAAGGTGATCAGCGAGCAGGCCTTCGGCGACAACCGCATCGACCCCGCGGACGCCGGCGTGCAGACCACTTGGATCGCCTACACGGTGTTCAAGAAGGTCGTCGAGTCGCTGGGCGACGGCGAGGTCACCGCCAACTCGGTGCGCGGGGCGCTGAACAAGGGCCTGAAGGTGTCCACGGGCGGACTCACACCGGCGCTTCAGTGGAAGTTCCAGGACGTCCTCGCGACCGTCGGCTATCCCCGGCTGGTCAACCGCAAGGTGACCCTCCAGGTCGTCCGGGACGGTCAGCTGGTGGCGGCCCGCAAGGGCTTCATCGACGTGACGAACACGCTGCAGAACGCCGACGTGAACTGA
- a CDS encoding SCO4402 family protein: MTVQGSDSSSRRARRSSTMGGMPLNDMPWWRWRSNVRSALHMLSDQTFQRDVWLAGVDGYGDVTDAVYRLVEDTWLDNWSAEKYVGTIFRDSQEAALVDTAVLRVLRIMHQVGPDAAVSAYVENQGWPEAVRAARDAHVRMATADGEDPDAPPRTLEVLRIMTRSA; this comes from the coding sequence ATGACCGTGCAAGGTTCGGATAGCTCTTCCCGTCGCGCCCGTCGCTCCTCCACCATGGGCGGCATGCCACTCAACGACATGCCGTGGTGGCGCTGGCGCAGCAATGTGCGCTCCGCGCTGCACATGCTCTCCGACCAGACGTTCCAGAGGGACGTCTGGCTGGCCGGTGTCGACGGGTACGGCGACGTCACCGACGCCGTGTACCGCCTCGTCGAGGACACCTGGCTGGACAACTGGTCCGCCGAGAAGTACGTCGGCACGATCTTCCGGGACTCGCAGGAGGCGGCGCTCGTCGACACCGCCGTGCTGCGCGTGCTGCGGATCATGCACCAGGTCGGCCCGGACGCGGCGGTCTCCGCGTACGTCGAGAACCAGGGGTGGCCGGAGGCGGTGCGGGCGGCGCGGGACGCGCATGTCCGGATGGCCACGGCCGACGGCGAGGACCCGGACGCCCCGCCGCGCACCCTAGAGGTGCTGCGGATCATGACGCGGTCCGCGTAA
- the purU gene encoding formyltetrahydrofolate deformylase — translation MNQQSTRAAVPADQYVLILSCPDKQGIVHAVSSYLFMTGCNIEDSQQFGDHDTGLFFMRVHFSADAPVTVDKLRASFAAIGDSFQMDWQIHRAEEKMRVVLMVSKFGHCLNDLLFRARIGALPVEIAAVVSNHTDFTELVGSYDIPFHHIPVTKDNKSEAEAQLLEIVREEGVELVVLARYMQVLSDDLCKQLSGRIINIHHSFLPSFKGAKPYHQAHARGVKLIGATAHYVTADLDEGPIIEQEVERVGHDVTPDQLVAIGRDVECQALARAVKWHAERRILLNGRRTVVFA, via the coding sequence ATGAACCAGCAGTCCACCCGAGCCGCGGTCCCCGCCGACCAGTACGTCCTCATCCTGTCGTGCCCCGACAAGCAGGGCATCGTGCACGCCGTGTCGAGCTACCTCTTCATGACCGGCTGCAACATCGAGGACAGCCAGCAGTTCGGTGACCACGACACGGGACTGTTCTTCATGCGCGTCCACTTCTCGGCGGATGCGCCGGTGACGGTGGACAAGCTGCGGGCGAGCTTCGCGGCGATCGGGGACTCCTTCCAGATGGACTGGCAGATCCATCGGGCCGAGGAGAAGATGCGGGTCGTGCTGATGGTCAGCAAGTTCGGGCACTGCCTGAACGACCTGCTGTTCCGGGCGCGGATCGGCGCGCTGCCGGTGGAGATCGCCGCCGTGGTGTCCAACCACACCGACTTCACGGAGCTGGTGGGGTCGTACGACATCCCCTTCCACCACATCCCGGTGACGAAGGACAACAAGTCCGAAGCCGAGGCGCAGCTGCTGGAGATCGTGCGCGAGGAGGGCGTGGAGCTGGTCGTGCTGGCCCGCTACATGCAGGTCCTCTCGGACGACCTGTGCAAGCAGCTGAGCGGGCGGATCATCAACATCCACCACTCCTTCCTGCCGAGCTTCAAGGGCGCGAAGCCGTATCACCAGGCGCACGCCAGGGGCGTCAAGCTGATCGGCGCCACGGCTCACTACGTCACCGCGGATCTCGACGAGGGGCCGATCATCGAGCAGGAGGTCGAGCGGGTGGGGCATGACGTCACGCCGGACCAGCTGGTCGCGATCGGGCGCGATGTGGAGTGCCAGGCGTTGGCTCGGGCCGTGAAGTGGCATGCCGAGCGGAGGATTTTGCTGAACGGGCGGCGGACGGTCGTGTTCGCCTGA
- a CDS encoding zf-HC2 domain-containing protein — protein sequence MNSGNGDAQHPTPRPAPDQPPRIPLPRASVEDTGRPLPALEDLGDPVPGVAPLVLEHRVLKALLGAWALAACSPEETAAVEEHLGDCGSCADEARRLREAVGLLHPAESLDLDPSLRTRVLQGCLERRPPRIPVPEWAAPYDAETARLDALLQDFGDAEWHAPVRLRWFEKDEPTSRRTTVAGVIAHLLTVDGLVALALGLQDPMGDVAADRPTPSGRTEAYWRASHFPPTRAVRAPWREQTHALVRTVSFAGGGTGKLSVAYGDFELPLRDAMLDRAFECWVHAEDIADAVDYPYEAPVGRDLHHMVDLAARMLPTVLAARRRAGFAAPPPPGPHRRLVPAGEPGRSLRLEIEGSGGGQWLIPLDSPAAVGSAEHEVAHVALDGAEFCRLAAGHVPPAEAAAGQVGDREAIRDVLFAAASLSRM from the coding sequence ATGAACAGCGGCAATGGCGACGCCCAGCACCCCACCCCACGGCCGGCTCCCGACCAGCCGCCCCGCATACCGCTCCCCCGCGCCTCCGTCGAGGACACCGGACGCCCTCTGCCCGCCCTGGAGGACCTCGGCGACCCTGTGCCCGGCGTGGCCCCGCTCGTCCTCGAACACCGCGTCCTGAAGGCACTCCTCGGCGCCTGGGCGCTGGCCGCCTGCTCGCCGGAGGAGACGGCGGCCGTGGAGGAGCACCTCGGCGACTGCGGTTCCTGCGCGGACGAGGCGCGGCGGCTGCGCGAGGCCGTGGGCCTGCTGCACCCCGCCGAGAGCCTCGACCTGGACCCGTCCCTGCGCACCCGCGTTCTGCAGGGCTGCCTGGAGCGCCGCCCGCCGCGCATCCCGGTGCCCGAGTGGGCGGCGCCGTACGACGCCGAGACGGCCCGCCTCGACGCCCTGCTGCAGGACTTCGGGGATGCCGAGTGGCACGCGCCCGTGCGGCTGCGGTGGTTCGAGAAGGACGAGCCGACGAGCCGCCGTACGACCGTCGCCGGGGTCATCGCGCATCTGCTGACGGTCGACGGTCTGGTGGCGCTCGCGCTCGGCCTCCAGGACCCGATGGGCGACGTCGCCGCGGACCGGCCGACCCCGTCCGGGCGCACGGAGGCGTACTGGCGGGCCTCGCACTTCCCGCCGACCCGCGCCGTGCGCGCACCCTGGCGCGAACAGACCCACGCCCTGGTCCGCACGGTGTCCTTCGCGGGCGGCGGCACCGGCAAACTGTCCGTGGCCTACGGCGACTTCGAGCTGCCGCTGCGCGACGCGATGCTGGACCGCGCCTTCGAGTGCTGGGTGCACGCGGAGGACATCGCAGACGCGGTGGACTATCCGTACGAGGCGCCGGTCGGCCGCGATCTGCACCACATGGTCGATCTGGCGGCCCGCATGCTGCCGACGGTGCTGGCCGCGCGGCGGCGGGCGGGATTCGCGGCGCCGCCGCCTCCCGGCCCGCACCGCCGCCTCGTGCCCGCCGGCGAGCCCGGCCGCAGCCTGCGGCTGGAGATCGAGGGTTCGGGCGGCGGCCAGTGGCTGATCCCGCTGGACTCCCCGGCGGCGGTGGGCTCCGCCGAGCACGAGGTGGCCCATGTCGCGCTGGACGGCGCGGAGTTCTGCCGACTGGCGGCGGGGCATGTGCCTCCGGCGGAAGCGGCGGCAGGGCAGGTCGGTGACCGGGAGGCGATCAGGGATGTGCTGTTCGCTGCGGCGAGCTTGAGCCGGATGTAG
- a CDS encoding sigma-70 family RNA polymerase sigma factor: protein MAKKDALPRWDRKMQQRLARGEAAALGELYDRFASLVHGLAHTVLGDERAADHITRDVFAHVWEHPDSYDPKQGPLRSWVATLTHRLAVQRLRATETAALVQAGRGSTEELERKVRHASVAARADYIVQSMPVPLRAALELAYFQRRDYRQTATDLGVTEDEARRRLRLGLQLLSTAHEAGAAPGAPPGYGGAV from the coding sequence ATGGCGAAGAAGGACGCACTGCCCCGCTGGGACCGCAAGATGCAGCAGCGCCTGGCGCGCGGCGAGGCGGCCGCCCTCGGCGAGCTCTACGACCGGTTCGCCTCGCTCGTGCACGGCCTCGCCCACACCGTGCTGGGGGACGAGCGTGCCGCCGACCACATCACCCGCGACGTCTTCGCCCACGTCTGGGAGCACCCGGACAGCTACGACCCCAAGCAGGGCCCGCTGCGCTCCTGGGTCGCCACGCTGACCCACCGCCTGGCCGTGCAGCGGCTGCGCGCCACCGAGACCGCCGCCCTCGTCCAGGCCGGCCGGGGCTCCACCGAGGAGCTGGAGCGCAAGGTGCGGCACGCCTCGGTCGCCGCCCGCGCCGACTACATCGTCCAGTCCATGCCCGTCCCGCTGCGCGCCGCCCTGGAGCTGGCCTACTTCCAGCGCCGCGACTACCGCCAGACCGCCACCGACCTCGGCGTCACCGAGGACGAGGCCCGCCGCCGCCTGCGCCTGGGCCTGCAACTGCTGTCCACCGCCCACGAGGCGGGAGCCGCCCCCGGGGCGCCACCGGGATACGGGGGTGCGGTGTGA
- a CDS encoding STAS domain-containing protein, producing MVVTLKVTGGERGDWAVLQVSGELDLVTSPVMRQHIHDVVAEGRHSLVLDLSEVLFCDSSGVGVLIAARRLIRSCQGSLRLILPAQGAVDGSHVNRVLGALGVRRLFEVYPDVAAAVADDARPLSA from the coding sequence GTGGTGGTGACGTTGAAAGTGACCGGCGGCGAGCGAGGCGACTGGGCTGTGCTCCAGGTGTCGGGCGAGCTGGATCTGGTGACCTCGCCGGTGATGCGTCAGCACATCCATGACGTGGTGGCCGAGGGGCGCCACAGTCTCGTCCTGGACCTCTCGGAGGTCCTGTTCTGCGACTCCAGCGGCGTCGGCGTCCTCATCGCCGCCCGCCGGCTGATCCGCTCCTGCCAGGGCAGCCTGCGGCTGATACTCCCGGCGCAGGGCGCGGTGGACGGCTCGCACGTGAACCGCGTGCTCGGGGCGCTGGGTGTACGCAGGCTCTTCGAGGTGTACCCGGACGTTGCGGCGGCGGTTGCGGACGACGCCCGGCCGCTGTCGGCCTGA